DNA sequence from the Pseudophryne corroboree isolate aPseCor3 chromosome 6, aPseCor3.hap2, whole genome shotgun sequence genome:
ATCTGATGGAACAAAGctgcatatcactcagtgtgttcccagcttactGTAAGTCCACATGTCATGACCTCTCCTGTCTTTAtcaaaaattaaataaaacactTGCCACGTTCAAAAATCAAAACTGGAGTCCCTGATTGCATATTGTAGTGATACATGTTCCCTTACTTatgaaacacttgctgcattcaggccCTCAGAGTGACTCCGCATGTGATTAACAAGTGTTTTCTTCATAGTAAAACACttactgcattcagaacatgtaaatggtttctctcctgtgtgactcctctcatgtataacaagatctgacttctggaaaaaacacttgctgcattcagaacatataaatggtttctctcctctgtgacgccTCTCATGTATAATAAGCACTGActtatgggaaaaacacttgccgcattcagaacatgtaaatggtttctctcctgtgtgaatcctctgatgattAATAAGATATCTCTTTTTGGAAAAAcagttgctgcattcagaacatataaatggtgtctctcctgtgtgacgcctctcatgtataacaagatctgcctTCTTGGAAAAAcagttgctgcattcagaacatataaatggtttctctcctgtgtgactcctctgatgtataacaagatatgacatctgggaaaaacacttgctgcattcagaacatttaaatggtttctctcctgtgtgagtcctctgatgtctaacaagatgtttcttctgggaaaaacacttgctgcattcagaacattgaaatggtttctctcctgtgtgaatcctctgatgtataacaagatctgccttatgggaaaaacacttgctgcattcagaacatttaaatggtttctctcctgtgtgaatcctcagaTGTCTAACAAGCTCtgccttctgggaaaaacacttgctgcattcagaacatataaatggtctctctcctgtgtgactcctctgatgtatgagaagatgtgatttacatgtaaaccttctgtcacactcagaacatgtaaatggtttctctcctgtgtgagtcctcTGATGTCTAAGAAGCTTTGATTTAcatgtaaagcttctgtcacactcagaacacagatgtggtttctctcctgtgagaCTCATCATGTATTAGATGAGAAACAAATTAGTGGTTTAATGTTTTTCTATCCAGATAATGAGAATAGCTTTTGTGAATCCCCCAGAGGTGTAAGAAGAAATGGCGTCTGTAGTTGGCTTGATCGGAGAACAATGTCCCTTTCCACAATGTCTTCTATTACTGTTAGAGGGAATCCTTCTCAGCTGTCCTGAAAGAAAGTTATGTAAGAGCATAAAGGTTACTGGGGTAACTACATTAATGGTAGAAATATTATATTGTATAAGGAACATGATGTATATTTCTATACAACAACAAATTGCACCAAGTCACTGAtcattgtttttatatttatgttgtGAAATTGCTTTATCCCCATTTCCAGTCAGATGTGCAGCACAGAGACCTCTACCCTCCGGCAGCAGGCACCAATACTTACTATAATACACACATgggttataaaggtttctttgataaTTGTATAATCCTCATCCTCTGACCTCAGAATGTGCAGATCATACATTACTCACCCCCTGCACTGACCATAGATGGGTAACACATGCTACCAATCCTGTCACACCTACTGTCAGCTGATGCACCAGGATGTCACCATTCCCTGCACACACCATGGGAATGGGGGTAATGTGACCATGTCACAGTCTCTCAGCTCAGTGTGATGTGTGCAGAGGAATCAGGATTCATTGTCACCTGAGACACCATCTTATAAAGGATAAATAGGAAATGTCTATACAAGAGATGTCGGTAGGTTTGGTGCTAGGAAATAGGG
Encoded proteins:
- the LOC134936095 gene encoding gastrula zinc finger protein XlCGF17.1-like gives rise to the protein MMSLTGEKPHLCSECDRSFTCKSKLLRHQRTHTGEKPFTCSECDRRFTCKSHLLIHQRSHTGERPFICSECSKCFSQKAELVRHLRIHTGEKPFKCSECSKCFSHKADLVIHQRIHTGEKPFQCSECSKCFSQKKHLVRHQRTHTGEKPFKCSECSKCFSQMSYLVIHQRSHTGEKPFICSECSNCFSKKADLVIHERRHTGETPFICSECSNCFSKKRYLINHQRIHTGEKPFTCSECGKCFSHKSVLIIHERRHRGEKPFICSECSKCFFQKSDLVIHERSHTGEKPFTCSECSKCFTMKKTLVNHMRSHSEGLNAASVS